The stretch of DNA AAACCATGATGTCGAAGCGGTCAAGGCTAACTTGGAGAAGGCGCTGGTTGAACGATAGCGCCGCCCATTTTCAGTAACTAGAAGAGGCAAAATGATGGACCCCAAATTTGAACAAGTCATTGCTGCTCCTTCAATCTCCGGTGAACGAATAGCGTTAATTATGCCCGTGTATAACGAAGCCGACACCATCAGGCACACGGTGAGAGAAATCCATGAGAAAATCGAGTCAAAAATGGGCAACGTGGACACCTGGGTTTTTGAGGACGGCAGCACAGACGGCACCAAAAATGTGCTCAGAGAACTGAAACGGGAATTTAGTGGACTGCATGCAGAGATGACACCTGCCCGAAAGGGTTACCCCCGGGCAATGCGGGATGCATTCCTAAACATAAGCGGGGCCGACTATGATTATGTCGTGGCGGTTGACTCTGACGGTCAGTATGAGCCAGATGATTTCTTTAAGCTGTGGAGCATCATGCAGCGGGACTCCCCCGATATAGTTATGGGTAGACGTATGGCGAGGCGGGAGCCGCCCTACCGCAAGTTGCTTTCGCGGGGGCTACAGTTGCTGGAGAGAGTAATGTTTCCAGTCAAATGCAAAGACGTTACAAGCGTGATGCGGCTGATGAAGGTTGATTTAGCCCATGAAATCTGCGGGGAAATCAAATATTCACCCTACAATTTTTGGCTAGAATTCACAGCGCGCATGTCAATGAATGGCTACCGAATAGTCGAAATCCCCATTACTTACCGAGACCGAGCGGGAGGAAGCCGAGTTTACAGTGTTAAGAAAATGCCCAAGGTGATCCTCTCGGAGTTTCGCGCATTGCGTGCGGTGCGCAGGGAACAAAAAAGTAAAGCTTAGTCAGCTTCCATTTCTTGCTGTGATGGCGTGGGCTTCTCTCTTTTCAGGCTTGAACCCACCCAGTTGACGCCTACTAGGGTTCTTTCGATTAAAGAGAACCTTTCTATGCAGACAATCACCAAGATGAAGCCAAAGATGAAGGAGAACCCGAAAAGCTCACCGTAGGTGTTATGGAACACCATTCCCGCATCGACTCCATCGTTTAGCCTGATGATTATAATAATGTATATCCGCAGCACGTTAGCCATGAAGGTTCCAAATAACCCGATAAAGAAGTACATCGCTTTTCTAAATGCTGTAATGCTGGAGCGCTTGAAGAAAAGCAGAATTATCAAAACGTAGAGGAGCAGGCTGTAGACTCCCGCGCATGCCCAGGCTATCGCGACACTGGTGGTATTGCTGCCTAATCCAACGGTTAATTGTGGAAGCATTGACTCGCCGAGGTGATAGGGATAATTTAGTTGAACAGTGTAGCCTAAAACGTCAAAGAGCGCCGCAGTTGTAGCTGCTGTGGGAAGAGTCATTTCTTGGAGGGGACGGAATACACCGAAGGGGTAGATTGTATCAAGCATATAGGCTACCGCCATAGCGCCCAAGACAGCCAGCGAAATGCTGAAGGTCTTCAAACCCTTTATTTTGTAGGCTAAAAGAATGGCTGCTAAGAAGCAGAAGAAGAAAACGGTGTATTCGATTGAAAGCGGCCACTGCAGGTGCAGAAAATCAGAGGGTTCATTTTGAGCGTTGATTGCAGGCAGCCCTAAGTTGAGGCCCTCTTTAAGTATCGTTAAATCTAAACCGAAGAAGTTAACTGCTAAAACGAAGACCGTGGGAATCAACGCGCAGGCAAGCGAAGCAACCATTAATTTGCGGTTTGCCGGTTTATTGTCAACAACGGTTCGCCAGCTTAAAGCGGTTTCAACAACCAAAAACCATGCGAATATGGAGTAGAACATTCTGCCTTTCCATGTGAGGTCGAAAGTGAAGTTTTGATCAAAGTACGTGTTGCTCCAGGGTTCAAAAGAGCCATCCTCGCCGTTATAGCGGTACTTGTAGCCTTCGATGTTACCGTAGTCTAGAACTGCAAGCATAAGAATGGGCGTGATGATCAGTATAAGCAGAGCGAGTTGGAACCAGAGTTTGTTGAACCTTGCCCACTTCATAAGTTACCTATGGGCGCCAAGTTTGCTTTTATGTTTTTGCTAAAAAAAGGCATTGATTGAGAAGATAACATGGCCTAAGCATATTTTTTGCTATTATAGTTCTGGCTCCATCGGCTTTTTGCTTTGTAAATAGCAGAAAATAGAGTTTTGATTCGACAACGGGTTTCGCCCAATAAAAAACCGGAGTCCTGTCATCTTCTCCTCTTTTTTTATCATAGACTTTCTTTTAAGCCAAAAGGGCGGTTGCTTGTTTTAAAGAAAATTAACGAAGTTATGCGGGCGGAGCAGTTTGCGGCTGCGTTGATTGCGTTTGTTGTTTGTCGAAGTATTCTTTGGTTATTTGCTTTACATGTTCCTGCTGTGATTTATTTTTTCTGCGGCCACGATAATCTATAGCTAGCATGAATATGTAGGGTAGGGAGAGGTAAAATATGGCGAAGAAAATGTTGCTAAACATCCATGTGTAGGGGTTGGAGAGAATTACGGCGGAGTTTGAGAGGTCAAAGTTATAGGCGGTTTTGAAGAAGTCAACGAGGATAAAGCCTAAGAGCGCCATGGCTAGGCAGACGATGAACTGAACAAAGACGCTGCGTTCCTTGCCTAAAATGAGGACGGGAATGATGGAGGATAAAACAAACACCCAAGCAAAAGAGTAGACGAAGACCACCATGTCGATGTGGGAGCCCAGCCATAACCCGGCAAAGGGTACGTAGAGGGTGAGTGAACCCAGAACTGTTTCGACGGCTGTTTCAGTGAAGATTTGGTAGCTTACCATTAAGGCCCAAGCTACGGATAGATATGCGGGAGTGATTAGTGCAGCCTTAACCAATCAAGACACCTATAGCCGGCTATAACTATAAGGATACACCTTAACTTATCCTTTACGATACCCTACGCCCTGATACTTGGCAAACCCACACCAGAACAGCCCTGTAGCCGCGTCACACTACTTAGTCTCGCCATCACCTATCTCCATGGCTTCCCGAATCAACTCAACCTCACGCACCGTCAACGGCTTATTGGTTGCCTTCAAAACCACCCGCTCCTGCCAGCCGCAGTCCGGGCACTCATAACTCGGCGGCAGCATCCCCAAATGCGCCCACATGTCCCCGCCCTGGCTTCTCGCACGCCGAACCCGAGGGCTTTTGCATCGGGGGCAAACCTGAATGTCAAGATCGACACCCTGCGCTTTAAGTTCATCAAGTGCCTCTGTGACTGAGGCAGCGTTTTGAACTGCGGTTTCTTCCTGGAGCTGCTCAAGGGCGGTGAGTTGCTGCTTTCGCCGTTTCTTCTTTTGCACCTGCGCTTCAGACATCGTTATTCCTCTGGGTTGATTAGGGTCTGGTTTAAGAAAGGTTTTCTGGTACAGCAATTTACCCCGCAGTATTAGTACAGCTGTTTACAGAATATGATAAATAGCCCAATGCGGAAACTTTTGCTTGATTCGCTTGAACCAAAAAACAGCCTTCGCATTACTGCTTGCGCTGCTTGCATGCTCAGTCTGCTTCACAGCGGCAGCCTCCAGCCCCACCGCTTTTCCCCTCCCCGGGGCAGAGCATCCAGGGCAACTGCAGCTTTCAGCGTCGATTCCTTTAATCGTCGGCGCAGGCTTGCAGGGCAACACATCAAATCCCCTTGAGCAGCCGACCCGAAGCCAAATCTATTGTTACATCCTACAGAACCCCGGCGTGCATTTCCGTGGAATCACAGGCGGTTTGGGGTTGTCAGTGGGGGTGGTGCAGTATCATCTCTATGTGCTGGAGCATGCCGGCTTAGTCTGCAGCATAACCGATGGGCAGAGCAAACGGTACTTTGAACGTGCCACCTACAAAGAAACCGACGTGCAGCTTGTGTCCCTGATGCGCCATAGCACCGTCGCCCAGATCCTGCATATTTTAGCCCAAAACGGGCCCACCCTGCACCGCGACATCGCCGATAGCCTCGGCGTCACATCGCAGGCGCTAACATATCAGATGAACCAGCTTAAAGAGGCGGGGCTGGTGACCGCGGAGAAAGTGGGCGTTAACGTCCGCTACAGCCTAGCCAGCGACGGTATGGGGCGGGCAATCCTTGATTTATGCGGTCAACTTAAGATTTAGGCTGAGGCAAACGGGATGGTTAATGTTGGGTTGATGCTTGTGTGGGTTCATAATGGTTGCTTTAGGCGTTTTGGTGGGTGCCTACGTTGCTTTGGAGCGACGCCGCGGAGACATACAGGCCAGGATGCTATCGATTAAGTCCAATTTGACAGTGAATTCTCTATATGTGGTGGAGCTTTTTCTGTAAATTTAATAGGGCAGTTGCTGTTGCTCTCACTGACCTACCCCCCCTCTATTTATAGCAACAAAGAGAGCCACCGCGGCGGCAACCAAGATTAGGGTGCTTACCGGCGTAAACGAGCAGGCAGCCCTGTAGCCTAAAAGGCAGGGTTTGCTTGCCGTCTGGTTGGGCAGCGCCGTTTTAACCGCTGCTATGGCAAGCACTGCAACCACGATGTAGACGATGATTCTAAGTGCTTCCACCGTTTTTCACCTCCAGCCCCTTTAGTTCGCCGCGGCTAAAGGTCCACTCGAAGGGTGCCACCTTTCCCAGTGACCTCCAAGAGGGTGCCCTCGATGACTTCAGCATGCAAGGGCTCGCCCAAGTTGCCCTCAACGAGAACTTCCCCGCCCGAGCCGTTGGATAACGTGAGGGTTTTAAGCTCTGCCTTTGATGCAGCTCCACCGAGAAGAATCGTTCATTGTTTTGATTCATTTTTTCCCCTCAAGCAGGATGGGGGGCGAAGGTGATTACCTTTATTTGCTTATGTTGTGCATACCTGTACAATAGTGTGAAAACGTTAGCACTGTGAGATGCGTGGGTACCTTGGAGATTGAACGATTATTCTATGAGCTTGCCAGCGAAAGCAGACTAAGCATCCTTGAGGCGCTAAAAGAGAAAGACTGCAAAATGAATGACCTCTCACGCAACCTTGACTTATCCACCACCGAAACCTTCCGGCAGCTACAGCGCCTCAGCGAAGCCTCCCTGGCCAGAAAGCAGCCTGAAGGCACCTACGCCATCACCGAATACGGCAAACTCGTATTGGGGTTTTCTTCGCCGCTGGGTTTTCTGCTCAAAAACAAACAGTTCTTCTTAACCCATGACGTGCAATGCTTGCCGGCTAAGTTCATTATGCGTTTAGAGATTCTTTCGCAGGCAACTTTTCTCTCAGGGATGGTTGAAAGCACCACAAAAATCTCCAACATGATTGGTCAGGCAAAATATTTCATGTGGGCTATCTCGCCGGAGCCGCTCTTCCAGTCTCTTGAGGACATATCCAAAGAGATCCCCAAGGGCGCCCAATACCGCGTTATGTCACCGCAGCCCTACATGAAGCTTCCCAACATCGAGAACCGAACCCTTTCCGAGCCGCCCCTGATTTTGGCGCTCACCGAGAAGCAGGCAGCGGTGTGTTTTCGGCTTATAGACGGAAAAGTGGATTACACATGCTTTTTTGGGGAAGCCTCTGGGTTTCATGAGTGGGTTAAGGATTTGTTCTGTTACTTTTGGGATCGGGGAAACCGTGTTTGACTGGGCTGCCTGGCATGCAAGTGTTTAAATCAGAAGCATGTTAGAATATCCTAATGGTGCAAATGGTGCCCGAAAAACTTGATTTGACCCTCTACGAGATGCAGGCGCAGGTCTCCAAAACCCTTGCTCATCCACTCAGACTCGCCGCGCTACATTACCTTAGAGACGGCGAAAAAACAGTCAATCAACTCGTCGAATACACGGGCGCCAACCAATCTAACCTCTCCCAGCATCTGGCTATCCTGCGGCAGGGCGGCATCGTTAAAACCCGCAAAAAAGCCTCAAACATCTACTACCGCGTCGCCAGCCCAAAAATCAGCCAAGCCTGCGACATGCTCCGAGAAGTCCTAAAAGAGCAGCTTAACCAAAGAAACGAGTTGGCAAACAAATATCCCTAGAGCACCATGCTTGAGGTGGTTTTCGGGCTCAGGTGGCTTATGGTACTTTGGTTGCGGATGCGCCGCCGGAGGTGTTAATGTTACCCAAGACGGTGTTGCCCCGATAGGACAGGTGGGAGCCGCCGCTCAAATTCGCATTCAATTCTCCATCAACATACACTGTTCCCTGGCTTCCCCCACTCAAATCCACGGCTGCACCATTAACCATCAAGTTCTGCAGCATCAGATTCGAGCCGCCTGAACCCTCTGCGGTAAGTGCTGTGGCTTGCCCCGTCATGGTGACTCTGCTGCCGCCGGAGAGGTCAACATTCAAATTGTGGGTTAAATTGAAGCCGGAAACGTTGGCTTTTGCTCCGCCTGACAGCGACACCGCAGTTAAGTCAGGCATGGTTATTTCTGCTTTAAGCGTGGAGGGCCAATGGATGCCTGAGACTCCGATTTGCAGGGTCTGCCCAACTACCTTGGCGTCGATATACTGCATCATGTTCTCGTTTGTGGTTACGCTGACGCTGTAGTTGCTGCCCTGCTTGATTGTTACGTCAAACCCGTAGCCTGCATCAACCGCGTAGAAGCCGCTGAGGTCCATCTGCTGGGTCTGCAGGTTACCCGATGGGCTTTCGTTGAATGGCCCCGTCAGAATGGGCAAAACCCCCACAGCGATCAGGGCAACAAAGATAACAACTACCGCCGCTAACACCGCCACCACAGCGATGCCGAAGACCCATCCGATTGGGCGGCTCTCATGTCGAGGCGGCTGAGAAGCGTTGGCGCTTGGCGTTTTGACTTGGGCGCCGCATTTTGGGCAATAAGCCATGCCCTCGTCGAGTTTGCTTCCGCATTTCCAGCAATAACCCATAACTACCCCTAATACTTCTGCGTTGAACTGTGGATTTAAAACTTTCCCAGCATACTTCACCGCTGGGCATGGCTAAGAGCTGGTTGGGCAGGAAGACCTAGCGGGCTTTATGATAATTTCTTGGTCTACCAAGCGCACGGTGACTATTGTGCCAGGCGCCAATTTTAAGGCGTCCCGAATAGGCTTAGGAATCGTAACTTGCCCCCTTTTACCGACCGTCGCGTCTTTTTGGTACATACCTTCTCGATTCACAGTAAGCGGCGTTTCCTTTTTAAGATTTAAGTCAATTCGCAAACCTCTTAAGGTACACTTCAGCCTATCTTATTCTGTGGAATCGTTTTGGGCGTAAACTTCAAGGACCTTATCCCGAAAACCCCCGTTAAACTCGAAGACCTCTCAGGCAAAATTATAGCCATAGACGCCTACAACGCCATCTACCAGTTCCTCAGCATCATCCGCCAACCCGACGGCACCCCCCTCAAGAACAGCAAAGACCAAATCACCAGCCACCTCAGCGGCCTCTTCTACCGCACCACCAACCTCGTTGAATTGGGCATAAAACCAGTCTATGTTTTCGACGGCAAAGCCCCTGACCTTAAAGCCAAAGAGGTTGAGCGGCGCCACCAAATCAAAGCCCAAGCCACCGTCCAGTACGCTAAGGCGCAGGCAAGCGGCGACACAGAAAAGATGCGTATGTACGCTTCTATGGCGACAACCATGAAGCCCTACATGGTGCCGGATAGCAAGCGGCTTTTGGAGCTTATGGGGCTGCCCTGGATAGCGGCGCCCAGCGAAGGCGAAGCGCAGGCGGCGTACATGAACCGCAAGGGCGACGCGAACTATTGCGCCAGCCAAGACTACGACAGCCTGCTCTTCGGCGCGCCTAAGCTGCTGCGTAACGTCACCATTTCGGGGCGGCGGCGACGCGGCAAAGCCTTCATCGAAGTGGTGCCTGAAATCGTTGAGCTCAAGAAAGCGCTGGGTGAATGCGAGTTAACCTATGAGCAACTCATCGACGTCGGCATATTAATCGGCACCGACTTTAACCCCGACGGCATCGAGGGCATCGGACCCAAAACCGCCCTCAAACTCATCCGCGCCCATGGCACCCTCGAAAACGCGTTGCCCTCCATCAAAAACGCCTCTTTCCCCTGCGAACCCCAGCTAATCCGACAGGAGTTCCTGCATCCCAAAGTCACCGACGACTACAAGCTTGAATGGCGCGCACCCGACGAGGCAGGGCTGGTCGAGTTTATGTCGGTGGAGAAGGAGTTCGGGGAGGAACGCGTCAAGAAGGCGGTGGAGCGGATGACGGCGGGCAGCAAGAAGGCGAAGGGTAAGGTTTCACTGGAAAAATGGTTCGGCTGAGATTGAAGCCTCCAAATCGGCAGCGTTCCAGCCGAGACTGCGTTCGCATTACAGGTTTTGGTTGCTTGTTTTCCTAGTTTATGAGGAAACGAAGGCTTATATCACTGCCACGCTTCACAGCTATTTGTGAATAAAAAAAACAAGAATCACGCCGTAATTCTGTTGCTAATACTAATTTCGAGCACAAGTTTAATGATAACTAAAGGCGTGCAAGCACAAAACAACACACCGCCAACAATTTCCATTCTTTCTCCCACAAACGATACTGTTTTCGATGTTGGTGCCCGCCAACTGGTGTTCTTTCAATTGAATTATCAATCAAACGGCACAGTCTCATGGGTAGGGTATAGCATTGATGGGGCGAGTAACATAACTGTCAATGGAACTGGCGAGTATGTTGATGACGCCGAGTCTTCTGGATATCACAATCTAACTCTCTATGCAAACGACACAACGGGCAATTGGGCTACTCCGCAAACCGTAACTTGGCTAACCAAGATTCATGGAGATGTAGGCGCGCCTTTTCCTTTCATGCTATTGTTGATACCGGTTACGTTGGTAATTATCGTCATCATGGCGCTTCTACTTTTTAGAAGGCATCGGAAAAATAAGTCAACAAAGCCAACAAGCCCATAAATCCAAGCATTTCTATGATAAATCTTCAATTTTGTGTCATTGAGCGTTGTCAGGAAGAGAGAAGCGAAAAGAAGAGTTATTTTACAGTAACTAATTACGCTAGGTTCCGCAGCATGACGGGGTTGAAGCCCCCTCTCCAGCGCAGTTTAGGCCGCCAAAAGCTGCAGGGGCAAGGTTTCACTGGAAAAATGGTTCGGGTAAAGGGTTATTCGGTGAAGGCTTGGCATGTGCAGCCTTGGGCGGCGCATTTTTTGTCGTTTGGGTGGTTGCCTCTTGGATGCTTGCATGTGGAGCATTCATTTAGTGTTGTTGCGCTTAGGATTGCGTCCTGCACAAGGATGTCGCTCATGACCGGTCGCCTTTAAGGATTATGTGAAAAGGGGGGTTACTTGACGGTAACCGATTTTGCTAGGTTGCGGGGCATATCTGGGTTGAAGCCCTTCTCCAGCGCCGTATAGTACGCGAGTAGCTGCAGGGGCACCGCATAGGGGATGGGTGAGAGCACCGCGGGGATGCCTTTGGGGACCTCGATGAAGTCGTCGGATAAATCCTGGATTTCCCGGTCGCCTTCCTCGGTTATGGCGATGATGTGGGCGCCTCTTGCTTTCATCTCCATGATGTTGCCGATGACGGTTCTATGCGTATCATCTCGAGGACAGACGAACACGACGGGGAAGCCGTCTTCTATGAGGCTGATGGGGCCATGCTTGCTTTCGCCCGCGGGGAACGCGATGCTGGGGATGTAGGCGATTTCCATGAGTTTTAGTCTGCCCTCAAAGGCGGTGGCGGTGCTGATGCCTCTGCCCAAGAAAAAGAAGACTTTGCTGTTCACGTATTTCTTGGCGATCTGCTTGATTTTTTCTTCCTGCGTACTCACGATGACATCGGTCATGTCAGGTAGTTTTTGCAGGCTCTCTTCGAGGCTATCGATTTCATCCTGGGAAACTTTGCCTCTTTTCTTAGCCAACTTCAACGCCAACTGAGCCAGAACTGAAAGCTGAGAGGTGAAGGTTTTTGTTGCCGCAACCCCAATTTCGGGTCCCGCCTGCGTGCCGATGTAGACTCGGCTGATGCGGGTCAGCGTGGATCCGATAACGTTGGTTAAGCTCAGCACGGTTGCCGCACGCTGCTGCGCGCAGGATACCGCGGCTATGGTGTCGGCGGTTTCGCCTGATTGGCTTACGGCGAGGATGGTGCTGTCTATGTTGACGGATTTGCCATGCTGCTCCAAAAACTCCGAGGCATACACGGGGTAGGTGGGTAGAAACGCCAGCTTGCTGAACATGTAGGAGGCTGCGAGGCAGGCGTGGTAGCTGGTTCCGCAGGCAACCAGGAACACTTCGTTGGCGCGGTCCAGAAAAGTCGAGAGCAAATCCAGATAATGATCCTGAATACGCAGGGTGTTGCGCAGCGTTTCGGGTTGCTCATGGATTTCCTTAATCATGAAATGCGGATACCCCTGCTTAACCGCCATCTCCGCAGTCCACTCGACAGTGATGGGGTCACGGGTGACGACGGCGCCGTCGCAGATCCGTTTGATTTCGTAGCCTTCGCCAGTTAAGGTGACGAGTTCGCCGTTGTTAATCAAGACGGCTTTGTTGGTGACCTCCAAAAACGCCGGGATATCGGAGGCGCAGAAAACGCCTTTGTGGTTAATGCCCAGCACCAGGGGGCTTTCGTTTCGGGCACAGATAATTTTGCCAGGTTCCCGAGTCGATAGGATGGCAAACGCGTAGGAGCCATCGATGCGTTTGAGGCTCTCAAGCACGGCTTGCTCGAAGGACAGTTTGGGGTTTTGCTTTAGGGTTTCCTCGATGAGGTGCGCCATAACTTCCGTGTCGGTTTTGGAGACAAATGTGTGGCCGAGGTTTTGGAGTTCCGCTTTCAGCTCGATGAAGTTCTCGATGATGCCGTTGTGGACGACGACGATTTCGCCGGTGCAGTCAAGGTGGGGGTGGCTGTTGACTTTGAGGGGTGCGCCATGGGTTGCCCAGCGGGTGTGTCCGATGCCTATGCCGCCGGGTAAGTCGTCGAGGTCGAGGATTTTGTGGACTTCATCGATTTTGCCCTGGTCTTTTTTTATGAAGATTTTGCCGCCGCTTTGGGTGGCGATGCCGACGGAGTCGTAGCCGCGGTATTCGAGCCGTTTAAGAGAAGAATGAATAAGGGGGGCTGCGTTGCCTTCTTTTAGAACACATCCAAATATTCCGCACATTTATTTCAAAACCTTGATTTAGTTGCTGTTGATTATGGCAGAAGCGGTGGATTGCTAATAAGGATTTTTAAGAGTTCAGTTTGGCTACTGAAAACTTTTTTTTAGCGGTTAGCCGCTTTTTTCCCTGAGTCTTTTGGGTTGGCACCACAAGTTTCGCCGAAATAACCCCGACCACTATAAAGAAATTTTTAATAGCACCAGCGCAGTAAACCACTGGATAACCATGGACAAAAAAATGCTCCTCCAAGACGACGGCACAACACAGCAAATCAAAGAAATCAGCATCATCCAAGACTCCCAAAAACTCAAAAACATACTCGGCGAACTCAGCTGGAAAATCCTCAGCCTCCTCAACCAAAAAGAAATGTACCCCCTCGAAATCGCCAAGCGCCTAGGCATGCATGAACAGAAAATCTACTACCACATCCGCAAACTCGCCAAAGCCGGCGTCATCGTGGTAACGCGGGAAGATAAAAAGAAAGGCGCCACCGCCAAATACTACAAACCCGTCTCCCCAGCGTTCGGCATAGAGTTCCCCGAGGGCTACAAACCCATACAGAACCTCTGCATGGAAAGCATAGCTCCGCAGCTACAGGGCTTCTTTAAAGAATTCATCAGCAACGGCGTCTTCGACGGCAAAATCGTGGTAGGCAGCCCCATGCCGCATGGCCCCTTCAAAACCAGCGCCCGAGACGGCCACTACGCCGCGCACCTCGCCTTGTTTTTGGGGCAATTCGCCAAGATGCCCAGTGAATTCGCGGTGAAGCTCGACGTGGATGTGAAGGCGGAGAAGGAAGAAAAAAACAACCTTATCTTAGTCGGCGGCCCAGGCACCAACTTTCTAACTCAGGAAATAAACGAATACTTACCCATCAAATTCAACATGCAGTCTTCGCCCCAGGGCTTCCTTTTGGGGGGGTTATCGTCGAAAAAGACCGGGCAGGTTTACTTATCCGACATGTCGGGGTTGGTGGCGAAAATCGTTAACCCCTGGGACAGCAGCAAATGCATCGTGGTCTTAGCAGGCAACAAGGCGGTGGGAACCAAAGCCTGCGTAATTGCGCTGACGAATTTCTACGCGAAAACCCTTGAGAAGTACCATGGCGAAGACACGTTTGCGGCGGCTATCACCGGATTCGATTTAGACGGCGACGGCAAAGTAGACTCCATCGAGGTCCGAGAGTAATGACAAAAACACTGGTTGAAGTCATCCATGCCTACGGGCACCCAAACATCCAATCCTGTCACCCGACAACGATTATGTTTACCAAAGAGCGTCAGGTAACCAAAAGGGGCGACTGCGTGGTAGCGGTGGCAGCTGACAAATCTGTGGCGGATTTAAGCGAGAAATTCAAGGCTGCGCTGCGGCGGCCAAACGCGAAATTAAGCATCCAGCTCGAGGTAGATGGGTTAGTGGGTCAAATAAGCGC from Candidatus Bathyarchaeota archaeon encodes:
- a CDS encoding glycosyltransferase family 2 protein, with amino-acid sequence MMDPKFEQVIAAPSISGERIALIMPVYNEADTIRHTVREIHEKIESKMGNVDTWVFEDGSTDGTKNVLRELKREFSGLHAEMTPARKGYPRAMRDAFLNISGADYDYVVAVDSDGQYEPDDFFKLWSIMQRDSPDIVMGRRMARREPPYRKLLSRGLQLLERVMFPVKCKDVTSVMRLMKVDLAHEICGEIKYSPYNFWLEFTARMSMNGYRIVEIPITYRDRAGGSRVYSVKKMPKVILSEFRALRAVRREQKSKA
- a CDS encoding archaeosortase/exosortase family protein, whose translation is MKWARFNKLWFQLALLILIITPILMLAVLDYGNIEGYKYRYNGEDGSFEPWSNTYFDQNFTFDLTWKGRMFYSIFAWFLVVETALSWRTVVDNKPANRKLMVASLACALIPTVFVLAVNFFGLDLTILKEGLNLGLPAINAQNEPSDFLHLQWPLSIEYTVFFFCFLAAILLAYKIKGLKTFSISLAVLGAMAVAYMLDTIYPFGVFRPLQEMTLPTAATTAALFDVLGYTVQLNYPYHLGESMLPQLTVGLGSNTTSVAIAWACAGVYSLLLYVLIILLFFKRSSITAFRKAMYFFIGLFGTFMANVLRIYIIIIIRLNDGVDAGMVFHNTYGELFGFSFIFGFILVIVCIERFSLIERTLVGVNWVGSSLKREKPTPSQQEMEAD
- a CDS encoding winged helix-turn-helix transcriptional regulator, yielding MIRLNQKTAFALLLALLACSVCFTAAASSPTAFPLPGAEHPGQLQLSASIPLIVGAGLQGNTSNPLEQPTRSQIYCYILQNPGVHFRGITGGLGLSVGVVQYHLYVLEHAGLVCSITDGQSKRYFERATYKETDVQLVSLMRHSTVAQILHILAQNGPTLHRDIADSLGVTSQALTYQMNQLKEAGLVTAEKVGVNVRYSLASDGMGRAILDLCGQLKI
- a CDS encoding ArsR family transcriptional regulator; this translates as MEIERLFYELASESRLSILEALKEKDCKMNDLSRNLDLSTTETFRQLQRLSEASLARKQPEGTYAITEYGKLVLGFSSPLGFLLKNKQFFLTHDVQCLPAKFIMRLEILSQATFLSGMVESTTKISNMIGQAKYFMWAISPEPLFQSLEDISKEIPKGAQYRVMSPQPYMKLPNIENRTLSEPPLILALTEKQAAVCFRLIDGKVDYTCFFGEASGFHEWVKDLFCYFWDRGNRV
- a CDS encoding metalloregulator ArsR/SmtB family transcription factor, whose protein sequence is MPEKLDLTLYEMQAQVSKTLAHPLRLAALHYLRDGEKTVNQLVEYTGANQSNLSQHLAILRQGGIVKTRKKASNIYYRVASPKISQACDMLREVLKEQLNQRNELANKYP
- a CDS encoding DUF2807 domain-containing protein, yielding MGYCWKCGSKLDEGMAYCPKCGAQVKTPSANASQPPRHESRPIGWVFGIAVVAVLAAVVVIFVALIAVGVLPILTGPFNESPSGNLQTQQMDLSGFYAVDAGYGFDVTIKQGSNYSVSVTTNENMMQYIDAKVVGQTLQIGVSGIHWPSTLKAEITMPDLTAVSLSGGAKANVSGFNLTHNLNVDLSGGSRVTMTGQATALTAEGSGGSNLMLQNLMVNGAAVDLSGGSQGTVYVDGELNANLSGGSHLSYRGNTVLGNINTSGGASATKVP
- the fen gene encoding flap endonuclease-1, giving the protein MGVNFKDLIPKTPVKLEDLSGKIIAIDAYNAIYQFLSIIRQPDGTPLKNSKDQITSHLSGLFYRTTNLVELGIKPVYVFDGKAPDLKAKEVERRHQIKAQATVQYAKAQASGDTEKMRMYASMATTMKPYMVPDSKRLLELMGLPWIAAPSEGEAQAAYMNRKGDANYCASQDYDSLLFGAPKLLRNVTISGRRRRGKAFIEVVPEIVELKKALGECELTYEQLIDVGILIGTDFNPDGIEGIGPKTALKLIRAHGTLENALPSIKNASFPCEPQLIRQEFLHPKVTDDYKLEWRAPDEAGLVEFMSVEKEFGEERVKKAVERMTAGSKKAKGKVSLEKWFG
- the glmS gene encoding glutamine--fructose-6-phosphate transaminase (isomerizing); its protein translation is MCGIFGCVLKEGNAAPLIHSSLKRLEYRGYDSVGIATQSGGKIFIKKDQGKIDEVHKILDLDDLPGGIGIGHTRWATHGAPLKVNSHPHLDCTGEIVVVHNGIIENFIELKAELQNLGHTFVSKTDTEVMAHLIEETLKQNPKLSFEQAVLESLKRIDGSYAFAILSTREPGKIICARNESPLVLGINHKGVFCASDIPAFLEVTNKAVLINNGELVTLTGEGYEIKRICDGAVVTRDPITVEWTAEMAVKQGYPHFMIKEIHEQPETLRNTLRIQDHYLDLLSTFLDRANEVFLVACGTSYHACLAASYMFSKLAFLPTYPVYASEFLEQHGKSVNIDSTILAVSQSGETADTIAAVSCAQQRAATVLSLTNVIGSTLTRISRVYIGTQAGPEIGVAATKTFTSQLSVLAQLALKLAKKRGKVSQDEIDSLEESLQKLPDMTDVIVSTQEEKIKQIAKKYVNSKVFFFLGRGISTATAFEGRLKLMEIAYIPSIAFPAGESKHGPISLIEDGFPVVFVCPRDDTHRTVIGNIMEMKARGAHIIAITEEGDREIQDLSDDFIEVPKGIPAVLSPIPYAVPLQLLAYYTALEKGFNPDMPRNLAKSVTVK
- a CDS encoding helix-turn-helix domain-containing protein, coding for MDKKMLLQDDGTTQQIKEISIIQDSQKLKNILGELSWKILSLLNQKEMYPLEIAKRLGMHEQKIYYHIRKLAKAGVIVVTREDKKKGATAKYYKPVSPAFGIEFPEGYKPIQNLCMESIAPQLQGFFKEFISNGVFDGKIVVGSPMPHGPFKTSARDGHYAAHLALFLGQFAKMPSEFAVKLDVDVKAEKEEKNNLILVGGPGTNFLTQEINEYLPIKFNMQSSPQGFLLGGLSSKKTGQVYLSDMSGLVAKIVNPWDSSKCIVVLAGNKAVGTKACVIALTNFYAKTLEKYHGEDTFAAAITGFDLDGDGKVDSIEVRE